The proteins below come from a single Chryseobacterium capnotolerans genomic window:
- a CDS encoding MFS transporter: protein MHDRESFNAKMPTACFLLFFAHGLVFSSWASRIPIIKDALSINEAQLGTLLLLMPIGQLSTMMLSGKLISRYGSSTMIKSCFLLYPGFLLLIGLSPSYWILAAVLFFFGVTGNLCNIAINTQAIEIESITKRTLLSSYHGAWCFAGLIGALVGMLTINLHIETFHHFVLTFILVTLIWMYSRSNLTNIIHKVQPQTQSIFKSVNPTLVGLGIIGFLSMAIEGAMFDWSGVYFQTIVKAPKSLVILGYTSFILMMTLGRFIGNRIIERLGKRTVLQFCGILMSFGLFLSVFFPELWICIIAFMIIGLGASLSVPSVYSTIGKVNTVAPSIALSFVSSISFLGFLIGPPLIGYVAESFDLRYSFGLFACFGILLSMMAGKMKVFRKDK, encoded by the coding sequence ATGCACGATAGAGAATCATTCAATGCAAAAATGCCTACGGCCTGTTTTTTACTTTTCTTTGCCCACGGGCTTGTTTTCTCGTCATGGGCCAGCCGGATTCCCATTATTAAAGATGCCCTTTCTATCAATGAAGCCCAGCTTGGAACCCTTTTGCTTCTGATGCCGATAGGTCAGCTTTCTACCATGATGTTATCCGGGAAATTAATCAGCAGATATGGAAGCAGTACGATGATTAAAAGCTGTTTCCTACTGTACCCGGGCTTTCTTTTACTGATAGGGCTTTCTCCGTCTTACTGGATTTTAGCAGCTGTTCTGTTTTTCTTTGGAGTAACAGGAAATCTGTGTAATATTGCAATCAATACACAGGCTATTGAAATAGAATCCATCACCAAAAGAACACTGTTATCTTCTTATCATGGAGCCTGGTGTTTTGCAGGATTGATAGGGGCGCTTGTAGGAATGCTTACGATTAATCTGCATATAGAAACTTTTCATCACTTTGTGCTGACTTTCATTCTCGTCACTCTGATCTGGATGTATAGCAGGAGCAACCTTACCAACATTATTCATAAAGTTCAGCCGCAAACGCAATCCATTTTTAAATCTGTAAATCCAACATTGGTTGGATTAGGAATCATTGGATTTCTAAGTATGGCGATTGAAGGAGCTATGTTTGACTGGAGTGGAGTGTATTTTCAAACGATTGTAAAAGCACCGAAAAGTCTTGTGATATTGGGGTATACAAGTTTTATCTTAATGATGACTTTAGGACGGTTTATTGGAAATAGGATCATTGAAAGGCTGGGAAAAAGAACCGTATTGCAGTTCTGTGGAATCCTGATGAGTTTCGGCCTTTTCCTGAGCGTTTTCTTTCCTGAGTTATGGATTTGTATTATTGCCTTTATGATTATTGGGCTTGGAGCTTCTTTAAGTGTACCATCAGTATACAGTACCATTGGGAAAGTCAATACGGTTGCCCCAAGTATAGCCTTGTCATTCGTGTCCAGTATTTCATTCTTAGGCTTTCTGATTGGACCGCCTTTGATTGGATATGTTGCAGAAAGTTTTGATTTAAGATATTCTTTCGGACTTTTTGCCTGTTTTGGAATTCTATTGAGTATGATGGCTGGAAAAATGAAGGTATTTCGAAAGGATAAATAA
- a CDS encoding helix-turn-helix domain-containing protein, whose protein sequence is MIEIKPNFEGLCIERYTINSLSEFHTKAGNLNKLLLCFASNGTLDIQINALPFSIQANSIIMLLPDTDLGDLSGSLDLELSVFFISLDFISTYSFLTVLLASDEIKFNPVMKVESTAKKLIGSTVKLIQEYNSKTKEESTVESVQYLLYALLEVVSKLYLPVIKNNSLLQTRSQGIIDHFFELLNQHGHLERSVLFYSDQLHFSPQYLSSLIKKETGKPIKQWISYRVIKHAEELLKTTSLSIKEISNQLQFVDSSLFCRYFRRCTGITANTYRENYKIKK, encoded by the coding sequence ATGATAGAGATCAAGCCCAATTTTGAAGGATTATGTATTGAAAGATATACGATAAACAGCCTCTCTGAATTTCATACAAAAGCAGGAAACCTTAATAAACTCTTACTTTGTTTCGCATCAAACGGTACTTTGGATATTCAGATCAATGCTCTTCCTTTTTCCATACAAGCTAACTCTATCATTATGCTACTGCCTGATACAGACCTGGGTGATCTTTCCGGAAGTCTTGACCTTGAATTATCCGTATTTTTTATCTCTTTGGATTTCATTAGTACTTATAGTTTTCTAACGGTACTCTTAGCCAGTGATGAAATCAAATTCAATCCGGTCATGAAGGTTGAGTCCACAGCAAAAAAGCTCATTGGGTCCACCGTAAAATTAATTCAGGAATACAACTCCAAAACCAAGGAAGAAAGTACTGTAGAATCTGTACAATATTTGCTCTATGCACTCTTGGAAGTGGTTTCTAAACTGTATCTTCCGGTTATCAAAAATAACAGTCTCTTACAAACCAGAAGCCAGGGCATTATTGATCATTTTTTTGAATTATTGAATCAACATGGGCATCTGGAAAGAAGTGTATTATTTTATTCTGATCAGTTGCATTTTTCCCCTCAGTATTTAAGCAGTTTAATCAAAAAAGAAACCGGAAAGCCTATTAAGCAATGGATAAGTTATAGAGTGATCAAGCATGCTGAAGAGCTCCTCAAAACAACTTCATTATCCATTAAAGAAATCAGTAACCAGTTACAATTTGTAGATTCTTCCCTATTTTGCAGGTATTTCAGACGTTGTACAGGCATTACAGCCAATACATACAGAGAAAACTACAAGATTAAAAAATAA